Part of the Pieris napi chromosome 6, ilPieNapi1.2, whole genome shotgun sequence genome, aattcacgttccaatcAAGCTTCAACATTAtgcggcactgagtcgcataatgctctgtaattggaaaacgcactttGTCACGTTATCACTTCCACACAAGCAACAATTATCATGTTAACATTTGACAGTGATAGATGACAGATTGTCAATTTTACTCGGGAGTCGGAACTTCGGGCTCGCACTATCAAAATACTTCTGTATATCTTTATGTCGGCCTtagcttaataaaaataagaaaagttGTTTATAGATCCTCGTAACTTTTTCGGAAAGTTTaatttgacttttaaatattcaaaggCTTGAAACATTATAGCGAAAAATGGCCAACGACACTCCTGAAAGTGACTTCTCTATCGAATGCTTTCAAAACTATTCAGCACCAGAAGTATTTGTTCAGGGATTAGCGGGTATGGTTGATCAATCTGATGTCGAAGTTATAATACGAGCACAAAAAACTATGTAAGTTAGTAACTTAGGACATTGATTTCCACTGGTCAGTAATAACTGGATAGTTCAAAACTATATACTCAAATCTATGGATGTTCATATATTAGTTGTAATGGTTATGTCATGCATGGTTGATATAAGTGCATACATCTCTGCTACTGGCTGTCgaaattgtgtaaaataaacaatttcagGTTACAGAGATTTGAAAAAACAACAGAAATGTTAACAAATTGCAACCAACTCTCAGCAAGTCGCCTTCGAGCTGCATCTGTAGAGTTTAAGAAGCACACCCAACTACTGTTGGATATGAAAAAGgatttaaactatatattCAAAAAGATAAGGGCTATTAAAACTAAGTTaaggtaaatttattttttattaatttgttggTAAGAGTATTTTCATGCAACGCTTTAGCTTTTAATCTTAGTAATTGaaagattatttaataaaaaggtgattgaaaaattttaat contains:
- the LOC125050478 gene encoding kxDL motif-containing protein CG10681 is translated as MANDTPESDFSIECFQNYSAPEVFVQGLAGMVDQSDVEVIIRAQKTMLQRFEKTTEMLTNCNQLSASRLRAASVEFKKHTQLLLDMKKDLNYIFKKIRAIKTKLSTQYPEAYKVAVASAAHNIKPLDEEEEIKPSESKILSKMVATVSTETLKPIDKKENVDKNVNVKKKSSSSSETESVSSGDDSSTDTG